TGGGTCCTGCCCTAGGTTAGACTAACATAAAAATCATCTTCCTTTGCGATTAGCTAACACTATCAAGTGGAATTTCCAAATGCCATTCCAAATTTGATAACAAGGAATTCACAAGAACTCCCAGTAtggaggctgaaagacacaccaggaTTCAGTGGCTGAAGGTGAGAAACTATACCTGCGTACTCCGAGTCATCCTCGACTCTTTAACATCACTGAACAGAATGTTCTTGCCAAAGCCCTCCAGCTTGCACACCTGGCGGCAGTGATAAGCATACAAGGAGATAGCTAGATACCAAATCACCATTTAGACTAAACTACATCACATTGAAAGCAGCAAGTTGCTCATAAACAAAGTCAGGGGTACACAAGTTACTAACATACGTCCATGGATAACTGGCGCAACCAGAGATCAACCAACCCGAGCTTCGGTTCATTATTAAGACATGACATGGCTTAACTAGATAAGCATACCGCATACAtgaaacacacacacagagactACACATCATTGAAATTTGAAACTAGACTCTAGTGGCACCTAACTATGCATCACTGTTTTCCCCCACACGCAGACTTAACTTGAGAAGGTCAGCCAGCACCAAAGGGCAGGTTGCCGCGAGGTACTTGTACCCCTCCGACGCCAACACAGCATCAAGAACATCACGATTTCTAATGATGAACTGGACGCACTTCGCCTTGAGCTGTGGACAGTTGTGTTCTTCGGCTAGAGCCAGAGATGTCGCTGCTATGTCAACATTGATGCCACCAGAGAGCTTGCCTTCGCAAATCAGCTTGAGCCTGTCCAGTCCGTATCTGTCAGCAGCTGCAAGCAAGTGCTGAGTTAACACTGTCACCTCCTCGCCCTTCTCGGCGAATTCAGCCACAGTATCGGTGTAGATGAAGTGAAGCAGCGCCTTGAATACCGCAGCCTGCATGTCCTTGATCTCCACACGGGCCGCACACTTCTCCTTCATGTCTCCAAAGAACTCGGCCATGAAGACGGGGGACCTTGCCGCGAGGATGAGCTTGTGTGCAGCAAAAGACTCGCCAGACACGAGAAATGTGACATCGGCTCCCGTCTTGCTCTGCAGGAGGTCAGCAAGGTGCCGGTGCAGGTCTGGCGATGGCACTGGCGCTTCTTGGACAGGGTCTGTCGCAGAATCAGGCAGCTCCTTGAGGACGTTAACAATGCATTGCACAGTGAAAGAATCACCCCTAAGATAACCTGAATTTTCTAGCTGACTTCTTCCCATGACATTTAATATAGAGAAGAACTCCTTGGGATGGCTGAACACGCCCTGATTACTACGTTCGTTGGATGGCTCAAGGTTCCCTGTCGGATCAACCAACCGGCAGCTAAGAGCGACCCTCACACTGCCCCTGCGGGCTTTTCTGAGAAAGGCACGCTTCACGCCGGCCCTGCGGGGTTTGCTGAGAAAGGCAAGATCCACTCTTACAGAGTAGCTCCAGCAATTAGGATAGACCCGGATTTCCCATTCGTACCCATCGAAACTCCATCTGTATTTGATGCAATCGTGGTCGCCCATGGTCCGGGTCAAGCTGAAGCCGTCGACCTTGACCAGCTGCACTGACCGCACAACACTAGCGATGG
This portion of the Triticum dicoccoides isolate Atlit2015 ecotype Zavitan chromosome 7A, WEW_v2.0, whole genome shotgun sequence genome encodes:
- the LOC119332108 gene encoding BTB/POZ and MATH domain-containing protein 2-like — its product is MDNAPKTIASVVRSVQLVKVDGFSLTRTMGDHDCIKYRWSFDGYEWEIRVYPNCWSYSVRVDLAFLSKPRRAGVKRAFLRKARRGSVRVALSCRLVDPTGNLEPSNERSNQGVFSHPKEFFSILNVMGRSQLENSGYLRGDSFTVQCIVNVLKELPDSATDPVQEAPVPSPDLHRHLADLLQSKTGADVTFLVSGESFAAHKLILAARSPVFMAEFFGDMKEKCAARVEIKDMQAAVFKALLHFIYTDTVAEFAEKGEEVTVLTQHLLAAADRYGLDRLKLICEGKLSGGINVDIAATSLALAEEHNCPQLKAKCVQFIIRNRDVLDAVLASEGYKYLAATCPLVLADLLKLSLRVGENSDA